A stretch of the Sulfolobus acidocaldarius SUSAZ genome encodes the following:
- a CDS encoding (2Fe-2S)-binding protein, with protein MEPRILLIDFLRQNGFTEVKRGCDEGKCGACTVLVDGKAIKSCNAFAIQFSGKNIVTIKGLKTKQLVQDAFLRNYAMQCGYCTHGFMMTIYDYLTNVDPDADEDMMKYAIKNICRCTGYVNIIRATKDLSRSLQNSSKLDKP; from the coding sequence GTGGAGCCGAGAATTCTGCTCATTGACTTTCTGAGACAGAACGGATTTACTGAAGTAAAAAGGGGTTGCGATGAGGGGAAGTGTGGAGCATGTACAGTTTTAGTGGATGGAAAGGCTATAAAATCCTGTAATGCATTCGCTATTCAGTTCTCTGGGAAGAATATAGTGACAATTAAAGGTTTAAAGACCAAGCAGTTGGTTCAAGACGCATTTCTTAGAAATTACGCTATGCAGTGTGGATACTGCACCCATGGTTTTATGATGACTATTTATGATTACTTAACAAATGTTGATCCTGATGCAGACGAGGATATGATGAAATATGCAATAAAGAATATTTGCAGATGTACAGGTTATGTGAATATAATAAGGGCTACTAAAGACCTTTCTAGGTCACTTCAGAATAGCTCAAAACTTGATAAGCCGTAA
- a CDS encoding AMP-dependent synthetase → MNWRIYSLEQIKSMSKYAMDDTTGFWRDKTEYITWFKKPETIVEGRAPYDKWFVRGTTNISYNAADRHIPSRKDKVAFYWANERFETKTISYLDLYNEVNKAAYVLRELGVRKGDSVSLLFPSIPEAVFFSLAVHRLGAVLVIHYVGLSHETLAYRLNDCGSKVMVVASKGIKNGNEIRIKDFVDKLLDSHSTPVKNVLIVSRGYSDFEVKQNRDIVYEDVKPKGKVYVRPEEVESNEPGTIYYTSGTTGKPKGLFHSHAGYTIGLNWAFRALLNPQDNEVWWTVSELGWPVWPMANLYTIPVMGITGVLFEGFIGYKKDLFSRVIERFNVNYVWSSTTTLYTLKSLGEESVKSGDTSSLKIILNTGEPLNVGAWNWLTENMPHVKIGDAYWMTEHLIPIACTPYGLGEIPYKPGSAGIVFPGTYFTVVDDDGKPLPPKQKGYIVVKPLNPATAKMWNDPTYEKIKEKYWLRFPGYFYTGDYGYMDEDGYLFVLGRADDVIRSEGERIGTLEVESIIGTYPQVAETAVVGTSNSIVAFVVPKQGVNPDDVLRNEIRNYCRNSGYIVDKVIFLKRLPKTKSGKIMRRLLKSILANEDPGDVSTLDDIKVIEELKQSLSQT, encoded by the coding sequence ATGAATTGGAGAATATATTCTTTAGAACAAATTAAATCCATGAGTAAGTATGCCATGGATGACACCACGGGCTTTTGGAGGGATAAAACCGAGTACATCACTTGGTTCAAAAAACCTGAAACTATTGTAGAGGGTCGTGCACCATATGACAAGTGGTTTGTAAGAGGAACTACAAATATCAGTTATAATGCAGCAGATAGGCATATTCCCAGTAGGAAAGATAAAGTAGCTTTTTACTGGGCTAATGAAAGGTTTGAGACCAAGACTATATCATACCTGGATTTGTACAACGAGGTAAATAAGGCAGCATATGTATTGCGAGAGTTGGGAGTGAGAAAAGGTGACAGTGTGTCACTTCTATTTCCCAGTATTCCAGAGGCAGTATTTTTTAGCCTTGCTGTACATAGATTGGGAGCGGTCCTTGTAATTCATTATGTGGGATTGAGTCATGAAACATTAGCCTATAGGTTAAATGACTGCGGGTCAAAGGTAATGGTTGTTGCCTCGAAGGGGATTAAAAACGGTAATGAGATAAGAATCAAGGACTTTGTGGACAAATTACTCGACTCCCATAGTACACCGGTAAAGAATGTGCTGATAGTGTCAAGAGGCTACTCGGATTTCGAGGTCAAACAAAACAGGGATATTGTATATGAGGATGTAAAACCGAAGGGAAAGGTGTATGTGAGACCAGAGGAAGTGGAATCAAATGAACCTGGTACTATTTATTATACTTCTGGTACCACTGGTAAGCCTAAAGGGTTATTTCACTCTCATGCTGGTTATACTATAGGTTTAAACTGGGCTTTCAGGGCACTTCTAAATCCTCAGGATAATGAAGTGTGGTGGACAGTATCTGAGTTAGGGTGGCCTGTTTGGCCCATGGCTAACCTATACACAATTCCAGTAATGGGAATTACAGGAGTCCTGTTTGAAGGATTTATAGGATACAAAAAGGATCTGTTCTCTAGGGTTATAGAGCGATTTAATGTAAATTACGTTTGGAGCTCAACCACTACACTTTACACACTAAAAAGTTTAGGTGAAGAATCTGTAAAGTCAGGTGATACTTCCAGCTTAAAAATCATTCTTAATACTGGAGAACCACTAAATGTAGGTGCATGGAATTGGTTAACTGAAAATATGCCTCATGTGAAGATCGGTGACGCTTATTGGATGACTGAACACCTTATACCTATAGCCTGTACACCCTATGGGTTAGGAGAGATTCCTTACAAACCTGGGTCTGCTGGTATAGTATTCCCAGGTACATATTTCACGGTAGTGGATGATGATGGAAAGCCTTTGCCACCAAAACAGAAGGGATACATAGTGGTTAAACCTCTAAATCCAGCCACAGCTAAGATGTGGAATGACCCTACTTACGAGAAAATAAAAGAGAAATATTGGTTACGATTCCCAGGTTACTTCTATACAGGGGATTACGGATACATGGATGAAGATGGATATCTTTTCGTATTGGGAAGAGCTGACGATGTGATAAGAAGTGAGGGAGAAAGAATAGGAACTCTTGAGGTGGAAAGTATAATAGGAACCTATCCTCAAGTTGCAGAGACTGCAGTTGTGGGAACATCAAATTCTATTGTGGCTTTTGTTGTCCCTAAGCAGGGAGTTAATCCAGATGATGTTTTAAGAAACGAAATCAGGAACTATTGTAGAAACTCTGGATATATTGTAGATAAGGTGATATTTCTTAAGAGGTTACCAAAGACTAAGAGCGGAAAGATTATGAGAAGACTACTAAAGTCAATTTTAGCTAATGAGGATCCAGGGGATGTTTCAACTCTAGATGACATTAAGGTTATTGAAGAGTTAAAACAGTCCCTTAGCCAGACATAA
- a CDS encoding flavin reductase: MSELLRNIMRNFPLGVAIVTTNWNGKYIGMTINTFNSLSLNPPLIMFSADRIKGNDKPFRESNGFVINFVDDEKLLDIFAFKDVKERFDGIEVQEGKTGSPIFPQSYAYLEAEKYQIHDVGDHSIIIGAVVDGKIFREDFSPLVYFRRAYWKLSK; encoded by the coding sequence ATGAGTGAACTGCTAAGAAACATTATGAGGAACTTTCCATTAGGCGTAGCCATAGTCACTACAAACTGGAACGGTAAATACATAGGTATGACCATAAATACCTTTAACTCCCTCTCCTTAAACCCTCCACTGATCATGTTTTCAGCGGATAGAATAAAAGGGAATGATAAGCCCTTCAGGGAGAGTAACGGTTTCGTCATAAACTTTGTTGATGATGAAAAACTACTTGACATATTTGCTTTTAAAGACGTAAAGGAACGTTTTGACGGTATAGAAGTCCAAGAGGGGAAAACAGGTTCCCCCATATTTCCCCAAAGTTACGCTTACCTTGAGGCTGAAAAGTACCAGATTCATGACGTGGGTGATCACAGTATAATCATTGGAGCTGTTGTTGATGGAAAAATATTTAGAGAAGATTTCTCCCCTCTGGTATATTTTAGAAGAGCTTATTGGAAATTATCGAAATAG
- a CDS encoding acetyl-CoA acetyltransferase (Catalyzes the synthesis of acetoacetyl coenzyme A from two molecules of acetyl coenzyme A. It can also act as a thiolase, catalyzing the reverse reaction and generating two-carbon units from the four-carbon product of fatty acid oxidation) has protein sequence MVVFLNRVAIIGVGWYGFKPTTPEVSFREMVFEAASRAYKDAGDINPRTDVDSFISCQEDFWDGISISDEFAPDQIGGAMRPTMTVSGDTIQGLAHGIMHINSGVADVVTIEGHSKISDILTFPDLVKFAMDPIYLRTLNPPNFHFLAGIDAVKFMERKGVTREDLALVVEKNKRAGLKSVRSSYASNLSVDEILKYNEYVVYPLTRLDIASFVDGAITIVIASEEVAKRVKGDDYLIIRGVGYATDSANAETADIGKATYMRLASNMAYRMGKIDSPRKYFDAVFVDDRYSYKELQHLEALGISEEPVKDLREGNLHPQGEIPVNPLGGHLAKGVPLEASGFSLLLDAIDYINSGKGDRALVGSWRGIPTFTGSVVVVERP, from the coding sequence TTGGTGGTTTTTCTGAATAGAGTAGCCATTATTGGCGTGGGTTGGTATGGTTTTAAACCAACTACCCCAGAAGTGTCCTTTAGAGAAATGGTATTCGAGGCAGCATCAAGGGCATATAAGGATGCAGGAGACATTAATCCAAGAACAGATGTTGACTCCTTTATATCATGCCAAGAGGATTTTTGGGATGGAATATCTATAAGCGATGAGTTTGCCCCGGATCAAATAGGAGGGGCAATGCGACCTACTATGACCGTCAGTGGTGATACAATCCAGGGTTTAGCTCATGGTATAATGCATATTAACTCTGGTGTAGCAGATGTCGTTACTATTGAAGGTCATTCTAAGATAAGTGACATTCTAACATTCCCTGACTTAGTTAAATTTGCAATGGACCCGATTTACTTAAGGACATTGAACCCTCCTAACTTTCATTTTCTCGCAGGAATAGATGCAGTGAAATTCATGGAAAGGAAAGGAGTAACAAGGGAGGACTTAGCTTTAGTTGTAGAAAAGAACAAAAGGGCTGGACTTAAGTCTGTACGATCCTCTTATGCAAGTAATCTATCCGTAGATGAGATTCTTAAATATAACGAGTATGTGGTTTATCCGTTGACCAGACTAGATATTGCCTCATTCGTAGATGGAGCAATTACAATTGTGATAGCGTCTGAGGAGGTTGCAAAGAGAGTTAAGGGAGACGACTATCTAATAATAAGGGGAGTGGGATATGCCACAGATTCAGCAAATGCCGAGACCGCGGATATAGGAAAAGCTACATACATGAGACTAGCCTCAAATATGGCATATAGAATGGGCAAAATCGACTCACCGAGAAAATACTTCGATGCAGTATTTGTAGACGATAGATACAGTTATAAAGAGTTACAGCACCTCGAGGCGTTAGGTATCTCAGAGGAACCAGTAAAAGACCTGAGGGAGGGAAATCTACATCCACAAGGCGAGATTCCAGTTAATCCTTTAGGTGGTCATCTGGCTAAGGGGGTTCCATTAGAGGCTTCAGGGTTCTCCCTATTACTTGACGCAATAGACTACATAAATAGTGGAAAAGGAGATAGGGCTTTGGTTGGATCCTGGAGAGGGATCCCTACTTTTACAGGTTCAGTTGTGGTGGTGGAAAGACCATGA
- a CDS encoding transcriptional regulator TrmB — protein sequence MRFSLQLGVLLTLLILFTCVVSNSSLQLNNQIIIYYNGTVVATLNNVNQFKLIGSSYNDIRVTGATYTIVNGYMYFHNITGSIYVVYNTVLPKGVINVVENNSFNVIVLLPINTTLNYISPQPSSFTVVDNLYNLTFKNVSQITLLYASSPSPQVTVSQQNNLVFLIIIALVIIDAVLLYFLVRLIRRRNVEITTQGAEDEEVNLSNETLDERDTMILEAIKMGGNNLTEIMRLTGLPKSTIYRRIRKLVRLGYVEEIRERGKVRYSVKKDRN from the coding sequence ATGAGATTTTCATTACAACTGGGGGTTCTGCTGACTCTACTAATACTCTTTACCTGCGTGGTGTCTAATTCGTCTTTGCAGTTGAACAATCAAATTATAATATATTATAACGGAACTGTTGTGGCAACATTAAATAATGTAAACCAGTTCAAGCTGATAGGTTCTAGTTATAATGACATTAGGGTGACAGGTGCAACTTACACAATAGTAAATGGTTACATGTATTTTCACAATATTACCGGGAGTATATACGTAGTCTACAATACAGTTCTTCCTAAAGGAGTTATTAATGTGGTAGAAAATAACAGTTTTAACGTCATCGTTCTCCTTCCCATAAATACTACATTAAATTACATTTCTCCTCAACCTAGTAGCTTCACAGTGGTTGACAATCTATATAATTTGACATTTAAGAATGTGTCTCAAATTACTTTGCTCTATGCCTCTTCACCCTCTCCCCAAGTTACAGTTTCACAACAAAACAATTTAGTATTCCTCATAATCATAGCTCTTGTGATAATAGACGCTGTCCTATTGTATTTTTTGGTTAGGCTGATAAGGAGGAGAAATGTCGAGATCACCACGCAGGGAGCTGAAGACGAAGAGGTAAATTTATCTAATGAAACACTAGATGAGAGAGATACGATGATTTTAGAAGCCATAAAGATGGGAGGGAATAACTTAACAGAAATAATGAGACTTACTGGCTTACCTAAATCCACTATATATAGGAGGATAAGGAAACTCGTGAGGCTAGGATATGTGGAAGAAATCAGGGAAAGGGGCAAGGTAAGGTATTCAGTTAAGAAGGATAGGAATTAA
- a CDS encoding ZIP family zinc transporter — translation MIDLAPIALGFLAGGTVAIGSIGITKTNISKTKTAYLSVLAAGILAYIALDTGQAASEVIEGYLDQKQLFLFGVGIVVTSIALLGTWLLLASFDRTKGPAEATHNTPVILAAALGFHNIGEGFAIAAALLGGAVVSAITFTIAFGVHNATEGVAIASPGKLVRSKWLNLRNVVILSLIAGLPTMLGASIYYIGIQNQLFLATLNTIATAALVFPMIRINMIGASMLGGFNVKFWTWFFLGIAIAYGLESLVTLSMS, via the coding sequence ATGATTGATTTGGCTCCAATTGCATTAGGATTTTTGGCAGGAGGAACAGTGGCAATAGGAAGTATAGGAATAACTAAGACTAATATAAGTAAAACTAAGACAGCTTACCTAAGTGTGTTAGCAGCAGGTATCCTAGCATATATAGCCTTAGACACTGGACAGGCAGCATCTGAGGTTATAGAGGGATACTTGGATCAGAAGCAATTATTCCTGTTCGGTGTTGGGATTGTTGTTACTTCGATTGCCCTCCTTGGTACGTGGTTACTTCTAGCCTCTTTTGACAGGACTAAAGGACCCGCAGAGGCAACACATAATACACCCGTTATATTAGCAGCAGCATTGGGCTTTCATAACATAGGAGAGGGATTTGCTATAGCAGCAGCTTTATTGGGGGGAGCAGTAGTATCTGCTATAACTTTCACAATAGCCTTTGGTGTCCACAATGCTACAGAGGGTGTTGCAATAGCATCTCCTGGAAAGCTGGTGAGGTCAAAGTGGTTAAACCTTAGGAATGTGGTGATACTCTCACTGATTGCAGGTTTACCAACAATGTTGGGTGCATCAATTTATTATATCGGTATACAAAATCAGTTATTCTTAGCAACACTCAACACAATAGCTACTGCAGCTTTAGTATTTCCAATGATAAGGATAAATATGATAGGAGCGTCAATGCTAGGTGGCTTTAACGTTAAATTCTGGACTTGGTTCTTCTTAGGAATAGCAATAGCGTATGGTCTAGAAAGCTTGGTTACGTTATCCATGAGTTAA
- a CDS encoding amidohydrolase, whose amino-acid sequence MGYIDAHTHAWFREFLPQNFSSKNAGYEFKPPSLQQVLKEMDSTNIDYIVIIAYPARELWNIDESIAIQAINFLKPYGERFSVVGGIEPNKLTIEETKYWLEKQYEQGVAGFKLHPVHSWVKPNAYREEEGGLKQLEIMYQFAEDHNLPVIIHTGTSMFLRARNKYGDPIYVDDVSVDFPRLKIVMAHMGRPNWVPTAFQLCRIRRNIYAEISSIPPKKILDYLPRIEEISNKTIYGSDYGGPGTKGLAENLKEFLSLNIEGKENIADKNPRSLYKTLK is encoded by the coding sequence ATGGGCTACATAGATGCACATACTCATGCGTGGTTTAGGGAATTTTTACCTCAAAATTTTTCCTCAAAGAATGCAGGTTATGAGTTTAAGCCTCCTTCTCTTCAACAAGTCCTAAAGGAAATGGACTCAACAAATATTGATTACATAGTTATCATAGCTTATCCAGCTAGAGAATTATGGAATATTGACGAAAGTATTGCTATCCAGGCTATAAACTTTCTTAAACCTTACGGCGAAAGGTTCTCAGTTGTAGGTGGTATAGAACCTAACAAGCTCACGATTGAGGAAACTAAATATTGGCTAGAAAAACAATACGAACAAGGAGTAGCTGGCTTTAAACTGCATCCTGTACATAGCTGGGTAAAGCCTAACGCTTATAGGGAAGAAGAGGGAGGACTTAAACAATTGGAAATAATGTATCAGTTTGCAGAGGATCATAACTTACCTGTAATAATTCACACGGGTACCAGTATGTTCTTAAGGGCAAGAAACAAGTACGGCGATCCCATATATGTTGATGATGTTTCTGTAGATTTTCCCAGGCTCAAGATAGTTATGGCTCATATGGGAAGACCTAACTGGGTTCCAACTGCTTTTCAGTTATGCCGAATTAGAAGAAATATATACGCGGAAATCTCATCTATACCACCAAAGAAGATTCTGGATTATTTACCGAGAATTGAGGAAATTTCAAATAAAACAATTTACGGAAGTGACTATGGTGGACCAGGTACAAAGGGACTTGCAGAAAATTTGAAAGAGTTCTTGTCATTAAACATTGAAGGAAAGGAGAATATAGCTGATAAAAACCCAAGATCTTTATACAAGACTCTGAAATAG
- a CDS encoding amidohydrolase — protein MDRIKVIDAHVHYHIYRGLIPDECKGFLRYTKDTKMTLSNDWVELDKILLVPSHPCYTRECYDGFYIDYEERKRNPDLYLQWGEVNPLTCNVREELEKQYSLGIIGIKLHPPHHGFKPNAYREEEGGLKSLLYVYEFAQDHDLPVMIHTGTSIEGATRNKYSDPILIDDVVKDFPKLKVIIAHAGRPIWYTTAFYMAKYFDNVYLEISSIPPRNILKSLPNLLTIPEKVIYGSDFPAYVGQDLADYAHQIYEVVKDKRILRDNILRLIKF, from the coding sequence ATGGACAGGATCAAGGTTATTGATGCCCACGTCCATTATCATATTTATAGAGGCTTGATCCCTGATGAATGTAAAGGATTTCTAAGGTACACAAAAGATACTAAGATGACATTAAGTAATGATTGGGTAGAACTAGATAAAATACTCCTAGTACCATCCCACCCCTGTTACACTAGAGAGTGCTACGACGGTTTTTACATAGATTATGAGGAGAGAAAGAGAAATCCTGACTTATATCTACAGTGGGGCGAGGTAAACCCCTTAACCTGTAATGTTAGGGAGGAATTAGAAAAACAATACTCACTAGGAATTATAGGAATAAAATTACATCCGCCTCATCACGGTTTTAAACCTAATGCCTATAGGGAAGAAGAGGGAGGGCTAAAATCTTTATTATACGTTTATGAGTTTGCCCAAGATCACGACTTGCCCGTGATGATACATACGGGAACAAGCATAGAGGGTGCTACGAGAAATAAGTATTCTGACCCAATATTAATCGACGATGTAGTGAAGGACTTTCCAAAACTTAAAGTAATCATAGCCCATGCAGGGAGACCAATATGGTACACTACTGCCTTTTATATGGCTAAATATTTTGACAACGTGTATTTAGAGATATCCTCTATTCCTCCTAGAAATATACTGAAGTCCTTACCTAATTTGCTCACCATACCTGAGAAAGTAATATATGGTAGCGACTTTCCTGCATATGTGGGACAGGACTTAGCAGACTATGCCCACCAGATTTATGAAGTTGTTAAGGACAAGAGAATATTGAGGGATAATATTTTACGGCTTATCAAGTTTTGA
- a CDS encoding TenA family transcriptional regulator, giving the protein MPLCPSCEMKFETWGDLAGHMELMANSKSDPSHVMWLNRNLGYERMNREELKVSLENFFSQPAELSSWIRKRFIERFYGENSHPFISAMQNPTRGVLLGYVIEHQHFLKNWVKVLSSIVFKTDKDDVMEYELENIKVEFIGYGVRPSHYELLLRMGESLGMPREKILSMSPLPSTRNAINFWRRVAETRTWLETMLAMHSLELVADRSLRQYGAKVHYFNPEILSSDRYPQEVKDFLREGYEADVSHASEALKLGEKYAEELGLKEQAQIIVLRSFDAFSKYLLARLERGFEIEPELVKKVYNL; this is encoded by the coding sequence ATGCCTCTATGTCCCTCATGCGAGATGAAATTTGAGACATGGGGAGATCTAGCCGGTCATATGGAACTAATGGCAAACTCTAAGAGTGACCCGTCCCATGTTATGTGGCTCAATCGAAATTTAGGTTACGAAAGAATGAACAGGGAGGAGCTAAAGGTTTCTCTTGAGAATTTCTTCAGTCAACCCGCAGAGCTATCATCCTGGATAAGGAAAAGATTTATAGAGAGGTTTTACGGAGAAAATTCTCATCCTTTCATTTCAGCCATGCAAAATCCTACAAGAGGTGTTCTGCTAGGTTACGTTATAGAGCATCAACACTTTCTTAAAAACTGGGTGAAAGTATTATCTTCTATAGTGTTTAAGACTGATAAGGATGATGTAATGGAATATGAACTTGAAAATATTAAGGTGGAGTTTATAGGCTATGGGGTAAGACCATCACATTATGAGTTACTCCTTAGAATGGGAGAGTCTTTAGGGATGCCACGGGAGAAAATTCTCTCTATGTCTCCCTTACCAAGTACCAGAAACGCAATAAATTTCTGGAGAAGAGTTGCTGAGACGAGAACATGGTTAGAAACTATGCTCGCTATGCATAGCTTAGAATTAGTAGCTGACAGAAGTTTAAGGCAATATGGTGCTAAAGTCCATTACTTTAATCCTGAGATACTTTCCTCAGATAGATATCCTCAAGAGGTAAAAGATTTCTTGAGGGAAGGATATGAGGCTGACGTATCCCATGCCTCTGAAGCTTTAAAACTTGGCGAGAAGTATGCTGAGGAATTGGGATTAAAAGAGCAAGCTCAAATTATCGTACTGAGGTCTTTTGACGCATTTTCGAAATATTTATTAGCAAGATTAGAGAGAGGTTTTGAAATAGAACCTGAGTTAGTAAAGAAGGTGTATAACTTATGA
- a CDS encoding acyl-CoA dehydrogenase, whose amino-acid sequence MSETTILVNSLREFLKREVEKIAEKVDREDYYPRQIVEKLGELGYLVPLQSNLSYYDMVISLEEMAKVSGSIALIADAQGELVGEMLRLFANESQKKQFLDPISRGKMIGSFALTEPTGGSDVGSMKTFAEKRNGEWVISGRKMWITQGIYADLFITVARTGSKRGELSVFLLPRSSCIESRKIEVMGNRGTGTSEVVFRECKADESQVVGEINKGWDMVNAVLDVGRLAISGIAIGLAESALQEALNWALNREAFGSKLYSFQGIKWYIADSVTKLNSVKVFMKEVSKKFEENSNTKGVYASMLKLLSGEVANQVVDLSLQIFGGMGYAKGTKIERIYRDVRLMRIGEGTDEVQRHIISKYVEKYGIPTLNDI is encoded by the coding sequence ATGAGCGAAACAACTATTTTAGTTAATTCTTTAAGAGAATTCCTTAAGCGAGAAGTAGAGAAAATTGCAGAGAAGGTAGATAGGGAGGATTATTATCCAAGACAGATTGTGGAAAAGCTGGGTGAACTTGGCTATCTTGTCCCCTTGCAGAGTAACCTATCTTATTATGATATGGTTATCTCGTTAGAGGAAATGGCTAAGGTTAGCGGTTCTATAGCACTAATTGCCGATGCTCAGGGAGAGTTAGTAGGCGAAATGCTGAGGCTCTTTGCTAATGAAAGTCAGAAGAAACAGTTTCTTGATCCTATAAGTAGAGGGAAAATGATAGGTAGTTTTGCGTTGACTGAACCCACAGGTGGTAGTGATGTTGGTTCCATGAAAACATTTGCAGAGAAGAGAAATGGAGAATGGGTAATATCGGGACGTAAAATGTGGATAACTCAGGGGATTTACGCTGATTTATTCATAACTGTGGCTAGGACTGGGTCAAAGAGAGGCGAGCTATCTGTATTTCTATTACCTAGGAGTAGTTGTATAGAGAGCAGGAAGATCGAGGTCATGGGTAATAGAGGCACTGGGACATCTGAGGTCGTATTTAGAGAGTGTAAGGCTGATGAGTCTCAAGTTGTTGGAGAAATTAATAAGGGCTGGGATATGGTAAATGCAGTATTAGATGTAGGAAGACTGGCAATAAGTGGTATAGCGATAGGTTTAGCTGAGTCTGCCCTGCAAGAAGCCTTAAACTGGGCATTAAATAGGGAAGCTTTTGGCAGTAAGTTATACTCTTTTCAGGGGATAAAGTGGTATATTGCTGATTCAGTTACAAAACTTAACTCGGTCAAGGTGTTCATGAAAGAGGTCAGTAAGAAGTTTGAGGAGAATTCAAATACCAAGGGAGTGTATGCTTCAATGCTTAAGTTACTCTCTGGAGAGGTGGCAAACCAAGTGGTGGATCTATCTTTACAAATATTTGGAGGTATGGGTTATGCAAAAGGTACAAAGATCGAGAGAATCTACAGAGACGTGAGGTTAATGAGGATTGGTGAAGGAACAGACGAGGTTCAAAGGCATATTATTTCCAAATATGTCGAAAAATACGGAATTCCCACGCTGAATGATATCTAG
- a CDS encoding extradiol ring-cleavage dioxygenase, with product MNGVGYFISHGSPMILVEENPWKGHLADLGKEIKSKYDPETVIISSPHFFSWGENNYTVISKDLKCIQDYFGFPKELYEFCYQAENDVELASELIKESNGMLKVEENWGLDHGAWIPLYYMFPEDKPRVVPISISSVSPRKHYELGSVIRKVSEKLGRRTLFIATGSPTHRLDLLYFNLKPRATKFDVLLIKLINEGKFEDILDMDSKYPKEYSSATPEGDLKTLHTLLGFVRPTKAKVLGYDIPWAGVSMLSALFEE from the coding sequence GTGAACGGAGTAGGATATTTCATATCTCATGGTTCTCCAATGATACTTGTGGAGGAAAACCCTTGGAAAGGGCACTTAGCTGATTTAGGGAAGGAAATAAAGAGCAAGTACGATCCAGAGACAGTGATTATTTCAAGTCCTCACTTCTTTTCTTGGGGCGAGAATAACTATACTGTTATTTCTAAAGACCTAAAATGTATACAAGATTACTTTGGTTTTCCAAAGGAACTTTACGAGTTCTGTTATCAGGCTGAAAATGATGTTGAACTTGCAAGTGAACTAATAAAGGAAAGTAATGGTATGCTTAAAGTTGAGGAGAATTGGGGACTGGATCATGGTGCATGGATTCCCCTTTATTATATGTTTCCAGAGGATAAGCCAAGAGTTGTTCCAATTTCCATCTCTTCTGTTAGTCCTAGAAAACATTATGAATTAGGTTCTGTAATTAGAAAGGTCTCAGAAAAATTAGGCAGGAGGACTCTATTCATAGCTACTGGTTCACCTACACATAGACTAGACCTACTTTACTTTAACCTTAAGCCACGTGCAACGAAGTTTGACGTTTTACTTATAAAGCTCATAAATGAGGGAAAGTTCGAGGATATACTTGATATGGATAGTAAGTATCCTAAAGAGTATTCCTCAGCGACTCCTGAAGGAGATCTGAAAACGCTCCATACTCTTCTAGGATTTGTGAGACCCACAAAGGCTAAAGTCCTAGGATATGATATACCTTGGGCTGGAGTGAGTATGCTGAGTGCATTATTTGAAGAATAA